Genomic DNA from Pseudomonas fitomaticsae:
CGGCTGTGGACTTCTTCGAAACCTTGGGTCAGCAGCAGATCGCGCACGGCTTCGGCTTGATCATAGCCGTGTTCGAGCATCAGCCAGCCACCGGTCTCCAGATGGGCCGGCGCCTGGGCGATGATCAGACGCAGATCGTCGAGCCCGTCGATGCCGGCCACCAATGCGCTTTGCGGCTCGAAGCGCACATCGCCTTCCACAAGATGCGGATCGGCGGCGCGAATGTACGGCGGGTTGCTGATGATCAGCTCGAAACGCTTGCCTTCGAGGGCGCTGAACCAGTAACTGCTGAGCACCGTGGCGTTGTCCAAGTGCAGGCGCTGGCGATTACGTTCGGCCAGGGCCACGGCTTCCAGCACACGATCCACGGCGGTGACTTTCCACGCCGGACGCTCGCTGGCCAGAGCCAGGGCAATCGCCCCGCTGCCGGTGCCGAGGTCGAGAACCTTGGCCGGGGTCGCCGGCAGCAATTCCAGTGCGGCTTCCACCAGCAGTTCGGTGTCCGGGCGCGGGATCAGCGTGTGCGGCGCGACTTCCAGATCCAGCTTCCAGAAACCCTGCTGACCCAGAATGTAGGCGACCGGCTCGCCGCTGCGACGACGCTGCAGGTACTCGGCGAAGACCAGTGCGGCTTCGCTGGGCACGATGCGCTCGGGCCAGGTGTGGAGAAAACTGCGCGACTTGCCCAGTGCGGCGGCCAGAAGCAATTCGGCATCCAGACGCGCGGTGGGCGAGTCCGGCAGTTCGGCGGCGCGCAACAGGCTGGCGATGATGGTCATTTACTCACCTATCGCTGCGAGTTGGTCGGCCTGGTATTCGGCCAGCAACGGCTCGATCACCGCTTCGACGCCACCGGCGAGGATTTCGTCGAGGGAATACAGGGTCAGGTTGACGCGATGGTCGGTGACACGGCCCTGGGCAAAGTTGTAGGTGCGGATGCGCTCGGAGCGGTCACCGGAACCCACCAGCAATTTACGTTCGCTGGCGATGGCGTTGGCCGCCGCTGCGGTCTGCTGGTCGTTGAGCTTGGCCGACAGCCAGGCCATCGCCCGGGCACGGTTCTTGTGCTGGGAACGTTCTTCCTGGCACTCGACCACGGTGCCGGTCGGTATGTGGGTGATGCGGATCGCCGAATCGGTGGTGTTGACGTGCTGACCACCGGCCCCGGAGGAACGGTAAGTGTCGACGCGCAAATCCGCCGGGTTGATCTCGATGGCTTCACGCTCGTCCGGCTCGGGCAATACCGCCACGGTGCAGGCCGAGGTGTGGATACGGCCCTGGGACTCGGTGGCGGGTACACGCTGTACGCGGTGCGCGCCGGATTCGAATTTCAGTTTGCCGTAAACGTTGTCGCCCTCGATACGGGCGATGACTTCTTTATAGCCACCGTGTTCGCCTTCGTTTTCCGAAAGGATTTCCACACGCCAGCCACGGCGTTCGGCGTAACGCGAATACATGCGGAACAGGTCGCCGGAGAAGATCGCCGCCTCGTCGCCACCGGTGCCGGCGCGGATTTCGAGAAAGACGTTGCGCCCGTCGTTGGGATCCTTGGGCAGCAACATGCGTTGCAGGTCGGACTCCAGCGTGATCAGCAACTCCTTGGCTTCGCGGACTTCTTCCACGGCCATTTCACGCATGTCCGGGTCGCTGTCCTTGAGCAGCGCCTGCGCGCCTTCAAGATCGCTTTGTACACCGAGCAGCTTTTTATAGCCTTGTACCACCGGCTCAAGTTCGGCGTATTCCTTGGAATAGGCGCGGAATTTGGTCTGGTCGGAAATGACTTCGCCGTCGCCGAGCAGCGCGGTCAGTTCCTCGAAACGGTCCTGGAGAATGTCCAGCTTATTGAGCAGTGACGCTTTCATTGCGGTTTTTTATCCGAAAAGCTATCCGGTGAGCCCTCGAGGGCAAAGAGTTCCTGAGCCATGGCCAGCGCATCGAGGCGGCCTTCGGCAGAAAGCTTTTTCAACTGCACGCTCGGGGCGTGCAGCAGTTTGTTGGTCAGGCCACGGGCCAGTTGCCCGAGCACGTCTTCGGCGTTGCCGCCGTTGGCCAGCAGGCGCAGGGCCTTTTGCAGTTCTTCGTCGCGCAGGCGTTCGCTCTGCTGACGATAGGCCTTGAGCACGTCGACCGCCGCCAGCTCGCGCAGGCGCACCATGAAATCGTCGGCGCCGACCGAAACCATCTCTTCGGCCGCCTGCGCTGCGCCCTGACGGCTCTTGAGGTTTTCGGCGACCACTTCGTGCAGATCATCGACGCTATAGAGGTAAACGTCGTCGAGTTCGCCGACTTCTGGCTCGATGTCACGGGGAACGGCGATGTCGACCATGAAGATCGGTTTGTGCTTGCGCAGCTTCAGCGCGCTTTCCACCGCACCTTTACCGAGGATCGGCAACTGACTGGCGGTAGAACTGATGACGATGTCGCTGCGTACCAGTTCGGCGGGGATGTCCGAGAGCAACACCGCGTGGGCACCGAACTGTTCGGCCAGCAGGCTGGCGCGCTCCAGTGTCCGGTTGGCAACCACGATGCGTTTGACGCCCAGCTCATGCAGATGGCGGGCGACCAGAGTGATGGTCTCGCCGGCGCCGATCAGCAGGGCCTGGCTGCGTTGCAGGTCGCTGAAAATCTGTTTGGCCAGGCTGACGGCGGCAAACGCCACGGACACCGGGTTTTCGCCGATGGCGGTGTCGGTGCGCACTTGCTTGGCGGCATTGAAGGTCGCCTGGAACAGTCGCCCGAGCAGCGGACCGATGGTGCCGGCCTCGCGGGCCACGGCGTAGGCCGATTTCATCTGGCCGAGAATCTGCGGTTCGCCCAGCACCAACGAGTCGAGCCCGGAGGCGACGCGCATCATGTGACGAACTGCCGCATCATCTTCATGCACATAAGCACTCGCGCGCAGCTCATCGAGGCTTAAATGGTGATAGTCGGCCAGCCAGCGCAGCACGATATCGGCCGAAAGCTGATCCTGTTCTATATACAGCTCACTGCGATTGCAGGTGGAGAGGATCGCAGCTTCGCGACTGTCGGTGAGTCGGCAGAGCTGCTGCAAGGCCTCCACCAGCTGCTCAGGGGTAAAGGCCACGCGCTCGCGGACGTCTACTGAAGCAGTCTTGTGGTTGATACCGAGTGCAAGGAAGGCCATTCAAGGTCGCTGATGGTGACGTGAAGCCGGCAATTGTCCTACTTCGTCAGATTCAGAACAACTACCGCTGACTATTGTGCCAATTGTCGGCCCCTATAATGGCCACAATCGAGACTCGGTTATGTTTGGCCGAAGGCTTGTGTCATGATGATCCGACCGCAGGTTAGTCGTCCTCTTCCTATATGAATAGATCTTCCGCGTTGCTCCTCGCTTTTGTCTTCCTCAGCGGCTGCCAGGCCTTGGCCCCCGTTTCGCAGGACGGTGCCTCACCGGTCGAAGACACCACGCCGGCCCCTGAAAAACCCAAGGTTTACAGCTCGTTCAGCCAGGAAACGGTGTTCAGCCTGCTGAGCGCCGAGCTCGCTGGCCAGCGCAATCGTTTCGACATTGCCCTGGACAACTACGTGACCCAGGCCATCAACACCCAGGATCCAGGCGTCTCCGAGCGTGCTTTCCGCATCGCCGAGTACCTGGGTGCCGACCAGCCGGCCCTCGACACCGCGCTGATCTGGGCGAAAAACGCCCCGGACGACCTCGAAGCGCAACGCGCCGCCGCCGTGCAACTGGCTCGCGCCGGGCGCTATGACGACTCGATGGTCTACATGGAGAAAGTCCTGCAGGGCAAGGGCGACACCCATTTCGACTTCCTCGCGCTGTCGGCCGCCGACACCGATCAGGAAACCCGCAACGGCCTGATGAAAAGCTTCGACCGCCTGTTGCAGCGTCACCCGAACAACAATCAGCTGATTTTCGGCAAGGCCCTGCTGATGCAGCAGGACGGCGACACCCAAGGTGCGTTGACCCTGCTCGAAGACAATCCGCCGGAGGACGGCGAAATCGCCCCGATCCTGCTGCGCGCACGCCTGCTGCAAGGGCTGAACCGTGGCGACGAAGCGCTGCCGCTGCTGCAGAAAAGCATCAAGAAATACCCGGACGACAAGCGCCTGCGCCTGACCTACGCGCGGATGCTGGTAGAACAGGACCGGATGGACGACGCCAAGGTCGAGTTCTCCACCCTGGTTCAGCAATATCCGGAAGACGACGAACTGCGTTACTCGCTGGCACTGGTCTGCCTGGAAGCCAAGGCCTGGGACGAGGCCAAGGGTTATCTGGAAGACCTCATCGCCCGGGAAAGCCATGTCGACTCGGCGCACCTGAACCTGGGCCGCATCGCCGAAGAACGCAACGACCCGCAAGGCGCGCTTATCGAGTACGCCCAGGTCGGCCCCGGCAACGACTATCTGCCGGCGCAACTGCGTCAGGCCGATATTCTGATGAACAACGGCAAGACCGCCGAAGCCCAGAGCAAACTGGCCGCCGAGCGTGACGAACAACCGGATTACGCGATCCAGTTGTACCTGATCGAAGCCGAAACCCTGTCCGCCAACAATCAGGGCGACAAGGCCTGGAAAGTCCTGCAACAAGCGTTGCAGCAGTACCCGGACGATCTGAATCTGCTTTACACCCGCGCGATGCAGGCGGAAAAGCGCAATGATCTGGCGCAGATGGAAAAAGACCTGCGCCTGATCATCAAGCGCGATCCGGACAACGCCATGGCCCTCAACGCCCTCGGCTACACCCTGTCCGACCGCACCACCCGCTACGCTGAAGCCAAGGCGCTTATCGAGCAGGCGCACCAGATCAACCCGGAAGACCCGGCGGTGCTCGACAGCCTCGGCTGGGTGAACTTCCGCATGGGCAATCTGGAGGACGCCGAGAAATACCTGCGTCAGGCCCTCGAGCGCTTCCCCGATCACGAAGTCGCCGCTCACCTGGGCGAAGTGCTGTGGACCAAGGGCAAGCAACGCGAAGCGAAACAAATCTGGGGCAAGTTCCTCAAGGACCAGCCTGACAGCACCATCCTGCGCAGCACCATCAAGCGCCTGACCGGATCCGAGACTCTTTAACTCATGTTTTTGCGCCACGTCATAGTTTTCAGCTTCATCGCCCTGCTCGCCGGTTGCGCGGGCTTCGGCGCCCGTGAATCGGTCGAGGGCCACGGCAATCCGGCACAGTGGACCGCGAACAAACAACACCTGACCGGCCTCGACGGCTGGCAGATCGACGGCAAGATCGGCATCCGTGCCCCGAAAGACTCGGGCAGCGGCACGCTGTTCTGGCTGCAACGTCAGGATTACTACGACATCCGTCTGTCCGGCCCGCTGGGTCGTGGCGCGGCGCGACTGACCGGCCGTCCGGGCGCGGTGTCGCTGGAAGTGGCAAATCAGGGTCGCTATGAAGCGCCGACCCCGGAAGCGCTGGTCGAAGAACAACTGGGCTGGAAACTGCCGGTCTCGCATCTGGCCTGGTGGGTTCGTGGCCTCCCGGCACCGGACAGCAAAAGCCGTCTGACCCTGGACGGCAACAGCCGTCTGGCCAATCTGGATCAGGATGGCTGGCAGGTCGAATACCTCAGCTACGCCGAGCAGAACGGTTACTGGCTGCCCGAGCGGATCAAGCTGCATGGCACCGATCTGGACGTGACGCTGGTCATCAAGACCTGGCAACCGCGCAAGTTGGGGCAATAACGCATGAGCGCTCCACGCCTGACGCTGCCCTCGCCAGCCAAACTCAACCTGATGTTGCACATTCTCGGTCGCCGTGAAGACGGTTATCACGAGTTGCAGACGCTTTTTCAGTTCCTCGACTACGGCGACGAAATCACCTTCGCCGTACGTGAAGATGGCGTGATCCGCCTGCACACCGAATTCGACGGCGTGCCCCACGACAGCAACCTGATCGTGCGTGCAGCGAAAAAACTGCAGGAACAATCCGGCTGCTCGCTCGGCATCGATATCTGGATCGACAAGATCCTGCCGATGGGCGGCGGCATCGGTGGCGGCAGCTCGAACGCGGCCACTACCTTGCTCGGCCTCAATCATTTGTGGCAACTGGGCTGGGATGAAGATCGCCTGGCGGCACTGGGCCTGACGCTGGGCGCCGATGTGCCGGTGTTCGTGCGTGGCCATGCGGCTTTCGCCGAAGGTGTCGGCGAGAAACTGACCCCGGTCGAGCCCGCCGAACCGTGGTATGTCGTGCTCGTTCCGCAAGTCTCTGTTAGTACGGCAGAAATTTTTTCAGATCCATTGTTGACACGTAACACGCCGCCCATTAAAGTGCGCCCCGTTCCCGAGGGAAACAGTCGAAATGACTGCTTGCCGGTGGTATCGAGGCGTTATCCAGAAGTACATAACGCATTGAATTTGTTAGGTAATTTTACCGAAGCAAAACTCACCGGAACTGGAAGTTGTGTGTTTGGGGGCTTCCCAAGCAAAGCTGAAGCTGATAAAGTCTCGGCCCTTCTGACAGAGACCCTTACAGGGTTTGTAGCGAAAGGAAGCAACGTTTCGATGTTGCATCGCAAGCTGCAAAGTCTGCTCTAAAGGAATCAAGTGCTCGGCACTTGCAAGCAACAGATACAGGGGCGTCGCCAAGCGGTAAGGCAGCAGGTTTTGATCCTGCCATGCGTTGGTTCGAATCCAGCCGCCCCTGCCATTTTCCTATACTCATCCAGGTATACCCTCAGCCTTCAGGTACTGCGCGTGTCCAAGATGATGGTCTTTACGGGGAACGCTAACCCCGATCTGGCTCGGCGTGTCGTACGTCAGCTGCATATCCCTCTCGGTGACATCTCTGTCGGTAAATTCTCCGACGGCGAAATTACAGCCGAGATCAATGAAAACGTTCGCGGTAAAGACGTCTTCATTATTCAGCCGACTTGCGCTCCGACCAACGATAACCTGATGGAACTGGTAGTGATGGCTGATGCCTTCCGCCGCTCCTCGGCTACTCGTATCACTGCTGTTATTCCTTATTTTGGTTATGCCCGTCAGGATCGCCGTCCGCGTTCCGCACGTGTGGCTATCAGCGCGAAAGTCGTTGCTGACATGCTCACCGTAGTCGGCATCGACCGTGTTCTCACGGTTGATCTGCATGCTGACCAGATTCAGGGTTTCTTCGATATTCCGGTAGATAACATCTACGGCTCCCCGGTTCTGGTGGATGACATCGAAGATCAGCGCTTCGAGAACCTGATGATCGTGTCCCCGGACATTGGTGGCGTCGTGCGTGCACGTGCCGTTGCCAAATCCCTGGGCGTGGATCTCGGGATCATCGACAAACGCCGTGAGAAAGCCAATCACTCTGAAGTGATGCATATCATCGGTGATGTCGAAGGGCGTACCTGCATCCTGGTCGATGACATGGTCGATACCGCCGGCACTCTGTGCCACGCGGCCAAGGCCCTGAAAGAGCATGGCGCAGCCAAGGTCTTTGCCTACTGCACACACCCTGTGCTGTCGGGTCGGGCCATCGAGAATATCGAAAATTCCGTGCTGGACGAGCTGGTGGTCACTAACACCATCCCGCTGTCCGCTGCAGCACAAGCCTGTGCACGTATCCGTCAACTGGATATCGCACCGGTTGTTGCCGAAGCGGTTCGCCGCATCAGCAATGAAGAATCGATCAGCGCGATGTTCCGTTAAGGGCCCTGCCCTTCTCGAAATGTCTCGTTGACGAAAAGCGC
This window encodes:
- a CDS encoding ribose-phosphate pyrophosphokinase, producing the protein MSKMMVFTGNANPDLARRVVRQLHIPLGDISVGKFSDGEITAEINENVRGKDVFIIQPTCAPTNDNLMELVVMADAFRRSSATRITAVIPYFGYARQDRRPRSARVAISAKVVADMLTVVGIDRVLTVDLHADQIQGFFDIPVDNIYGSPVLVDDIEDQRFENLMIVSPDIGGVVRARAVAKSLGVDLGIIDKRREKANHSEVMHIIGDVEGRTCILVDDMVDTAGTLCHAAKALKEHGAAKVFAYCTHPVLSGRAIENIENSVLDELVVTNTIPLSAAAQACARIRQLDIAPVVAEAVRRISNEESISAMFR
- the hemA gene encoding glutamyl-tRNA reductase, with product MAFLALGINHKTASVDVRERVAFTPEQLVEALQQLCRLTDSREAAILSTCNRSELYIEQDQLSADIVLRWLADYHHLSLDELRASAYVHEDDAAVRHMMRVASGLDSLVLGEPQILGQMKSAYAVAREAGTIGPLLGRLFQATFNAAKQVRTDTAIGENPVSVAFAAVSLAKQIFSDLQRSQALLIGAGETITLVARHLHELGVKRIVVANRTLERASLLAEQFGAHAVLLSDIPAELVRSDIVISSTASQLPILGKGAVESALKLRKHKPIFMVDIAVPRDIEPEVGELDDVYLYSVDDLHEVVAENLKSRQGAAQAAEEMVSVGADDFMVRLRELAAVDVLKAYRQQSERLRDEELQKALRLLANGGNAEDVLGQLARGLTNKLLHAPSVQLKKLSAEGRLDALAMAQELFALEGSPDSFSDKKPQ
- the lolB gene encoding lipoprotein insertase outer membrane protein LolB, which gives rise to MFLRHVIVFSFIALLAGCAGFGARESVEGHGNPAQWTANKQHLTGLDGWQIDGKIGIRAPKDSGSGTLFWLQRQDYYDIRLSGPLGRGAARLTGRPGAVSLEVANQGRYEAPTPEALVEEQLGWKLPVSHLAWWVRGLPAPDSKSRLTLDGNSRLANLDQDGWQVEYLSYAEQNGYWLPERIKLHGTDLDVTLVIKTWQPRKLGQ
- the ispE gene encoding 4-(cytidine 5'-diphospho)-2-C-methyl-D-erythritol kinase, with protein sequence MSAPRLTLPSPAKLNLMLHILGRREDGYHELQTLFQFLDYGDEITFAVREDGVIRLHTEFDGVPHDSNLIVRAAKKLQEQSGCSLGIDIWIDKILPMGGGIGGGSSNAATTLLGLNHLWQLGWDEDRLAALGLTLGADVPVFVRGHAAFAEGVGEKLTPVEPAEPWYVVLVPQVSVSTAEIFSDPLLTRNTPPIKVRPVPEGNSRNDCLPVVSRRYPEVHNALNLLGNFTEAKLTGTGSCVFGGFPSKAEADKVSALLTETLTGFVAKGSNVSMLHRKLQSLL
- a CDS encoding tetratricopeptide repeat protein, with product MNRSSALLLAFVFLSGCQALAPVSQDGASPVEDTTPAPEKPKVYSSFSQETVFSLLSAELAGQRNRFDIALDNYVTQAINTQDPGVSERAFRIAEYLGADQPALDTALIWAKNAPDDLEAQRAAAVQLARAGRYDDSMVYMEKVLQGKGDTHFDFLALSAADTDQETRNGLMKSFDRLLQRHPNNNQLIFGKALLMQQDGDTQGALTLLEDNPPEDGEIAPILLRARLLQGLNRGDEALPLLQKSIKKYPDDKRLRLTYARMLVEQDRMDDAKVEFSTLVQQYPEDDELRYSLALVCLEAKAWDEAKGYLEDLIARESHVDSAHLNLGRIAEERNDPQGALIEYAQVGPGNDYLPAQLRQADILMNNGKTAEAQSKLAAERDEQPDYAIQLYLIEAETLSANNQGDKAWKVLQQALQQYPDDLNLLYTRAMQAEKRNDLAQMEKDLRLIIKRDPDNAMALNALGYTLSDRTTRYAEAKALIEQAHQINPEDPAVLDSLGWVNFRMGNLEDAEKYLRQALERFPDHEVAAHLGEVLWTKGKQREAKQIWGKFLKDQPDSTILRSTIKRLTGSETL
- the prfA gene encoding peptide chain release factor 1, with the protein product MKASLLNKLDILQDRFEELTALLGDGEVISDQTKFRAYSKEYAELEPVVQGYKKLLGVQSDLEGAQALLKDSDPDMREMAVEEVREAKELLITLESDLQRMLLPKDPNDGRNVFLEIRAGTGGDEAAIFSGDLFRMYSRYAERRGWRVEILSENEGEHGGYKEVIARIEGDNVYGKLKFESGAHRVQRVPATESQGRIHTSACTVAVLPEPDEREAIEINPADLRVDTYRSSGAGGQHVNTTDSAIRITHIPTGTVVECQEERSQHKNRARAMAWLSAKLNDQQTAAAANAIASERKLLVGSGDRSERIRTYNFAQGRVTDHRVNLTLYSLDEILAGGVEAVIEPLLAEYQADQLAAIGE
- the prmC gene encoding peptide chain release factor N(5)-glutamine methyltransferase, with the protein product MTIIASLLRAAELPDSPTARLDAELLLAAALGKSRSFLHTWPERIVPSEAALVFAEYLQRRRSGEPVAYILGQQGFWKLDLEVAPHTLIPRPDTELLVEAALELLPATPAKVLDLGTGSGAIALALASERPAWKVTAVDRVLEAVALAERNRQRLHLDNATVLSSYWFSALEGKRFELIISNPPYIRAADPHLVEGDVRFEPQSALVAGIDGLDDLRLIIAQAPAHLETGGWLMLEHGYDQAEAVRDLLLTQGFEEVHSRTDLGGHQRISLGRLPC